A genome region from Bacteroides stercoris ATCC 43183 includes the following:
- a CDS encoding VOC family protein, which produces MKIHHIAIWTFRLEEMKEFYIRYFKGTSNEKYVNPQKGFESYFIRFDCGADLELMSRTDVQNTPIGENRLGLTHFAFALDSKEEVLELTEKLRSAGYTISGEPRTSGDGYFESVVLDPDGNRVECVFKAG; this is translated from the coding sequence ATGAAAATACATCACATCGCCATCTGGACTTTCCGTCTGGAAGAAATGAAAGAATTCTATATCCGTTACTTCAAAGGTACAAGCAATGAGAAATACGTCAACCCTCAAAAAGGATTTGAATCCTACTTTATCCGCTTCGACTGCGGAGCCGACCTGGAGCTGATGAGCCGTACCGATGTACAGAATACTCCCATCGGGGAAAACAGGCTCGGTTTGACCCACTTCGCCTTTGCACTCGACAGCAAAGAAGAGGTTCTCGAACTGACGGAAAAGCTGCGAAGTGCCGGATATACCATCAGCGGAGAACCCCGTACATCGGGAGACGGATATTTTGAAAGCGTAGTGCTCGACCCCGACGGCAACCGTGTGGAATGCGTGTTCAAAGCAGGCTGA
- a CDS encoding GNAT family N-acetyltransferase, with protein MKILRPTPQDYDELLTVWEASVRSTHHFLTEENIQFYKPLVRNQYFQAVELYIIRNREGKIAAFMGLSDELIEMLFVHPDEQGKGYGKQLMQYALHEKHIYKVDVNEQNEKAHRFYLHMGFQLIGRDETDPSGNPFPILHLQWKP; from the coding sequence ATGAAAATCCTTCGACCCACCCCGCAAGATTATGACGAACTGCTCACCGTATGGGAAGCCTCCGTTCGCAGTACCCACCATTTCCTGACAGAAGAGAACATACAATTCTACAAGCCATTGGTACGAAACCAATATTTCCAGGCCGTAGAGCTTTACATCATCCGCAACCGGGAAGGAAAAATCGCTGCCTTTATGGGGCTAAGCGACGAACTCATTGAAATGCTCTTTGTACATCCCGATGAACAGGGAAAAGGATATGGCAAGCAGTTGATGCAATACGCACTCCACGAAAAACATATCTATAAGGTGGACGTCAATGAGCAAAACGAAAAAGCTCACCGGTTCTATCTGCACATGGGCTTTCAACTCATCGGAAGAGATGAAACCGACCCTTCGGGGAATCCTTTTCCCATTTTACACCTGCAATGGAAGCCGTAG